The DNA sequence GCCTCTACCTCGCCAACCACGAGTCGATCTTCGACATCTTCGTCCTGCTCGCGGCACTGCCCGGCCGGGTCCGGTTCCTCGCGAAGAAGAGCCTTTTCTGGGTTCCCGTGCTCGGGTGGTCGATGGCCGCGGCGGGGTTCGTCCCGATCGACCGCGAGGACCGGCGGCGCGCGGGGGAGTCGCTCGACGTCGCCGCGCGGCGGATCCGCTCCGGAATGCGGGTGATCGTCTTCCCGGAGCAGACGCGCACCCGGACCGGGGAGATGCTCCCGTTCAAGAAGGGGGGCATTCTCCTCGCCCTGAAGACCGGCGCGCCGATCGTCCCGGTGGGGATCGCGGGGACGTTCCGGATCCAGCAGCGGGGCGGATTCTGGCTGGCGCCCGGACCCGTGGCGGTCGCGATCGGAGAGCCGATCCCGGTCGCCGGGAAGAGCGTCGCCGACCGGAACGAGCTCGTCGCCGAGACGCGGCGCGCGATCGAGTCGCTGCGCGAGCGGGCGCGCGCGATCGCCGCGGGCGCGTCTCCCGCCTGAGGAGGACGTCGCGCGGCGAAAGCCGCTATCATCGGCTTTTCGGCAGGAGGTCGCCGTGTCGTCAACCGTTCTCGACGAGAAACAGGTCCTGGACGCGCTCCGGACCGTCAAGTTCCCCGGCCTTTCGCGCGACATCGTCTCTTTCGGGTTCGTCAAGGACCTCGCCGTCGGCGGCGGCAACGTCTCGCTGCGGCTCGAGATCACGACGGAGTCCCCGGGAGTGGCCGAGGAGATCAAGCGCGACGCGACCGAGAAGCTGAGGTCCCTCCCCGGCGTGAACGCCGTGACGATCGCGCTCGACGCGCGGGCGCCCGGGACGGGGGCGCCGTCCGGGCGTCCGGCCCCGGTGCCGTCGGGAGAGATCCTGAAGGACGTGCGCTTCAAGGTCGCGGTCGCCTCCGGCAAGGGAGGCGTGGGCAAGTCGACCGTCACCGCGAACCTCGCGCTCGCGCTCACGCGGCTGGGCTACCGGGTCGGGCTCATGGACTCCGACATCTACGGCCCGTCGCAGCAGATGATGATGGGGATCACTGAGAAGCCGTACGTCAACGAGGAGGACAAGATCGTCCCGATCGAGCGCCACGGCGTGAAGGTCATCTCGCTCGGTTTCCTCATGGACGTCGACCAGCCCGTGATCTGGCGCGGGCCGATGGTGATGAAGGCCGTCGAGCAGTTCCTCCAGGACGTCGCGTGGGGAAAGCTCGACTTTCTCCTCGTCGATCTGCCGCCCGGCACCGGCGACGCCCAGCTGACCCTCACCCAGAAGATCCAGCTCTCCGGCGCGGTGATCGTCACGACTCCCCAGGAGGTCTCGCTCATCGACGCGCGCAAGGGGCTCGCGATGTTCCAGAAGGTGAACGTACCGCTCCTCGGGATCGTCGAGAACATGAGCTACTACGAGTGCTCCTCGTGCGGGCACCGGGAGGAGATCTTCAAGCACGGCGGCGGAAAGCGGACCGCCGAGACTCTCGGGGTCCCGTTCCTCGGAGAGATTCC is a window from the Thermoanaerobaculia bacterium genome containing:
- a CDS encoding lysophospholipid acyltransferase family protein codes for the protein MRFLRSLWAWAAIVVATLAFGIPSIFAAFVPPRGDWYLLFARGWAKTVLAATGVPLRVEGAGRAGSVDGCLYLANHESIFDIFVLLAALPGRVRFLAKKSLFWVPVLGWSMAAAGFVPIDREDRRRAGESLDVAARRIRSGMRVIVFPEQTRTRTGEMLPFKKGGILLALKTGAPIVPVGIAGTFRIQQRGGFWLAPGPVAVAIGEPIPVAGKSVADRNELVAETRRAIESLRERARAIAAGASPA
- a CDS encoding Mrp/NBP35 family ATP-binding protein produces the protein MSSTVLDEKQVLDALRTVKFPGLSRDIVSFGFVKDLAVGGGNVSLRLEITTESPGVAEEIKRDATEKLRSLPGVNAVTIALDARAPGTGAPSGRPAPVPSGEILKDVRFKVAVASGKGGVGKSTVTANLALALTRLGYRVGLMDSDIYGPSQQMMMGITEKPYVNEEDKIVPIERHGVKVISLGFLMDVDQPVIWRGPMVMKAVEQFLQDVAWGKLDFLLVDLPPGTGDAQLTLTQKIQLSGAVIVTTPQEVSLIDARKGLAMFQKVNVPLLGIVENMSYYECSSCGHREEIFKHGGGKRTAETLGVPFLGEIPIDPNIVAGGDSGTPIVIAEPKSKATAAYMALADAVAKTLGG